One genomic region from SAR324 cluster bacterium encodes:
- a CDS encoding NAD-binding protein — MKIILAVNEPTTIKTLHELGLTISVIHPDNSIAQKLPTGVQLIEGDFNEEATLIQADIGHADVFLVLSHDDAFNLNAGLIAKRLNPRIRVVIRMFNQSLAHRINQLYDNFFCVSTSHVISPVFAFRLVFPEYCGYFYHDEVYHVLRNLTIPKHSPWVGRKGKVFDEGTKVQHTRGNEEIFDDEEPIREGDSVIVAKRQELAVKPLGLFSRIMHSIKSRLEPIQIFVREYMFRDTLFRVSSLLTITLLLFAVPYFYFALDLNFLDGAYFAITILTTIGFGDISFINYPEIHKVIGIGIMLISALIMALVTATVTNFFMSERLSRTLAQFQIPRMNHYITCGLGEMGSQVLKILKKIGIPIVGIEPESSNQFLQELKELKIPVVQGNVKDVTILEYVNTHKAKAILLLTPDDLVNLEASMTALDMNPEIRTIIRMEKMESGLGAQAESPAKLSSFFFVSAALGEPSIGIMEDRGNPYLIFQISVDHFPRLLDQSLLDISIAYDLSIIMHSTEWDYLKNLDNKYLRAGEWAICMGRMESLLALQQNEPLSNSSHQVLIEYVPEISLAQVSSILADYHERDPEEIRATLKHLPWVALEKVSLAQARVLVKQLQALGVLAHALKNQQSGVDQLLSELGL, encoded by the coding sequence ATGAAAATTATTCTGGCCGTCAATGAGCCAACCACCATCAAAACATTGCATGAATTGGGGCTAACGATTTCCGTCATTCATCCGGACAATTCAATTGCACAGAAACTTCCGACCGGAGTCCAGTTGATTGAAGGGGATTTTAATGAAGAAGCCACCCTGATTCAGGCCGATATCGGTCATGCTGATGTGTTTCTGGTTTTGTCCCATGATGACGCATTCAACTTGAATGCGGGCTTGATCGCAAAACGTCTCAATCCCCGGATTCGTGTGGTGATCCGCATGTTCAATCAAAGTCTGGCGCATCGCATCAATCAGCTTTATGACAATTTTTTCTGTGTTTCCACATCTCATGTGATTTCTCCAGTCTTTGCTTTCCGATTGGTTTTCCCTGAATACTGCGGCTATTTTTATCACGATGAGGTCTATCATGTTCTGCGTAATCTTACGATTCCCAAACATTCGCCATGGGTCGGACGCAAGGGCAAAGTGTTTGATGAAGGGACCAAAGTTCAACACACCCGGGGCAACGAAGAAATTTTTGATGATGAGGAACCCATCCGTGAAGGCGACTCTGTGATTGTTGCCAAACGGCAGGAATTAGCGGTCAAGCCACTGGGACTTTTTTCCAGAATCATGCACAGCATCAAATCCCGTTTGGAGCCCATCCAGATTTTTGTGCGGGAGTATATGTTTCGTGACACGTTGTTCCGGGTGAGTTCGCTTCTCACCATCACCTTGCTGTTGTTTGCTGTTCCCTATTTCTATTTTGCGCTGGATCTCAATTTTCTCGATGGTGCCTATTTTGCCATCACGATTCTCACAACCATTGGTTTTGGCGACATCAGCTTCATCAATTATCCTGAAATTCATAAGGTGATCGGCATTGGCATCATGCTGATCAGTGCTCTGATCATGGCGTTGGTCACAGCGACCGTGACCAATTTTTTCATGTCTGAACGTCTGTCGAGAACACTGGCCCAGTTTCAGATTCCCCGCATGAATCATTACATTACCTGCGGTTTAGGTGAGATGGGTTCCCAGGTGCTAAAGATTCTCAAGAAGATCGGGATCCCGATTGTGGGAATTGAACCGGAATCTTCGAATCAATTTCTACAGGAATTAAAGGAACTCAAAATTCCGGTTGTTCAGGGCAACGTCAAGGATGTGACCATTCTGGAGTATGTCAACACACATAAGGCAAAAGCGATTTTATTATTGACTCCGGATGATCTGGTAAATCTGGAAGCTTCCATGACAGCACTGGATATGAACCCTGAGATCAGAACCATTATCAGAATGGAAAAAATGGAATCAGGGTTGGGGGCACAGGCAGAAAGTCCGGCAAAACTGTCTTCGTTTTTCTTTGTGTCCGCCGCCTTGGGCGAACCAAGCATCGGCATCATGGAAGATCGTGGCAACCCCTATCTGATTTTTCAGATCAGCGTCGATCATTTTCCAAGATTGCTGGATCAGTCGTTGCTGGATATTTCAATTGCATACGACCTCAGTATTATCATGCATTCCACTGAATGGGATTATCTTAAAAATCTGGATAATAAATATTTACGGGCCGGTGAATGGGCCATTTGCATGGGACGTATGGAGTCGCTGCTGGCATTGCAGCAGAATGAACCATTATCCAATAGCAGTCATCAAGTGTTAATTGAGTATGTTCCTGAAATCAGTTTGGCTCAAGTTTCTTCAATTTTAGCCGATTATCATGAAAGAGACCCTGAGGAAATCCGTGCGACCCTGAAACATCTGCCCTGGGTTGCGTTGGAAAAAGTCTCGCTGGCTCAGGCGCGGGTGCTTGTAAAACAATTGCAGGCACTGGGAGTGCTGGCTCACGCTTTAAAAAATCAGCAGTCCGGTGTGGATCAGCTATTGTCAGAATTAGGATTATAG
- a CDS encoding glycosyltransferase family 2 protein, protein MQKPILSIVVPSYNSAPLLHRCLRELENQNASKHLFEVIIVNDGSTDNTQEVLSSIAQTTTLRLQLFQIPHSGPAIARNHGVLHARGEWIGFIDADVSISAQWVQTGLNLIQQYPEVGGFEGKTEIVPRELVTPFTHQTSNTYGGRYPTCNLILRRSLCVFYPGYKIPFREDTDLAFCVLQSGYQIRFCEDLLVYHPPLTPQYSRPLALALRYYYDGLLARRFPEKYKNDVDVHQVMGFRISHLRRKIYNVFVFSQMLCLLMIPIASVPPTSLVAVSLFHLFCFFLVVTVHLVHTKLSSLRFTDLLILTMITYWVPWVMLVQRLRGFWHFRNISEFTPVSLGKIKYPLPANVIPLSTLSPIRAASPSVLYRKAD, encoded by the coding sequence ATGCAAAAACCGATCTTGTCTATTGTGGTTCCATCTTACAACAGTGCGCCGTTGTTGCATCGCTGTTTGAGAGAACTGGAAAACCAGAATGCCAGCAAGCATCTGTTTGAAGTGATTATTGTCAACGATGGCTCAACCGATAATACTCAGGAAGTGCTGAGTTCCATCGCGCAAACCACCACGTTGCGGCTACAATTGTTTCAGATTCCACATAGCGGCCCGGCTATTGCCAGAAATCATGGCGTGCTTCATGCCAGGGGCGAATGGATTGGTTTTATTGATGCGGATGTCTCAATTTCAGCACAGTGGGTGCAAACAGGATTGAACCTGATTCAACAGTATCCTGAAGTCGGCGGTTTTGAAGGTAAAACAGAAATTGTGCCCCGGGAACTGGTGACACCGTTCACACATCAGACATCCAATACTTACGGGGGCCGTTATCCCACATGCAATTTGATTTTACGCCGCTCCTTGTGTGTGTTTTATCCAGGCTATAAAATCCCGTTTCGTGAAGACACGGATCTCGCTTTTTGTGTGTTACAATCGGGTTATCAAATTCGTTTTTGTGAAGACCTGCTGGTTTATCACCCACCATTGACGCCTCAATACTCAAGACCCCTGGCGTTGGCACTCCGGTATTATTATGACGGATTGCTGGCCAGACGTTTTCCTGAAAAATACAAGAATGATGTGGATGTCCATCAGGTGATGGGATTCAGAATTTCACATTTAAGACGAAAAATTTATAATGTTTTTGTTTTTTCCCAAATGCTGTGCCTGCTCATGATACCGATTGCGTCAGTTCCACCAACATCGCTCGTGGCGGTGAGTCTGTTTCATTTATTTTGTTTTTTTCTGGTTGTCACTGTTCATTTGGTACACACAAAACTGTCCAGCCTCAGATTTACAGATTTACTGATTCTGACCATGATCACTTATTGGGTGCCGTGGGTGATGCTGGTTCAACGTTTAAGGGGATTCTGGCATTTTAGAAATATTTCCGAGTTCACGCCTGTTTCGCTTGGAAAAATAAAATATCCCTTGCCTGCCAATGTCATTCCTTTATCCACATTGTCTCCCATCAGGGCCGCGTCACCTTCTGTATTATACCGTAAGGCGGATTGA
- a CDS encoding bifunctional (p)ppGpp synthetase/guanosine-3',5'-bis(diphosphate) 3'-pyrophosphohydrolase yields MSVSDQNDTSVLDIKANITEEEIPADYAVWMVHELKHNIRVYVSCNSSDEERQLLEYAMEDIEHYHGGQTRKSGDPVIIHPLRVAWAICRAGLDAPTVISSLLHDIIEDTEITREDITKRYGEWYAYIVDGLTKIKYSKDSHGKQSSNLEATYQKILITAVKDVRALLIKLFDRLDNMRDLSFLSRAKQRRISRETMNIYVPMARRLGLEELSREHTELAFSYLYPRRYRQVLRDIDDLMRQRDPAIHDMRNSLLELLNNYKIHDTEIQIIYEHPSSYICKAGRVSKILGGFRVLVAEPMMSYQVLGVLHTNFKAVPLKIRDFISNPRWNGYQALQTEIDLFGELVWIEITSREMHGLNQHGIMAHWKGSHAALAEYYQNYLQQLEDLTGDSDIRMNDVLQFASTEQIHVYTPKGDMLTFPKDVTVLDFAYYIHTDLGNTCAGAIINPTPFARVNQATPKRVSIDRKLLNGEQIQIVKDPTIRPSRAWLEQVFTPRAKMQIKRAINAEKMGRAKMLGQELVSQDLKLFGVDYDEFFTSEEFTNALRIEHLSLEKLLIDVGLRKRKIRDFLKNHELVSQQKLERRERMERLFLFKTQGMLMIRDLDDILFQFAACCSPVPGDKIIGFVTEQQEVEIHRNVCPDLKAIAQEALIAVGWDLPEDYVCAFKLLLLTKDAPGTLYRITKVINDAGISIFDSASYGVDRGNAEILISLEPALWRTSYKIIERLRSMKGVQKVSGGKINYATVP; encoded by the coding sequence ATGTCAGTCTCTGATCAGAACGATACGTCTGTTCTGGATATCAAGGCAAATATCACAGAGGAAGAGATACCGGCAGATTATGCGGTGTGGATGGTCCATGAACTAAAGCACAATATCAGGGTGTATGTTTCATGCAACAGTTCCGATGAAGAACGACAGTTGCTGGAATACGCAATGGAAGATATCGAACATTATCATGGTGGTCAGACAAGGAAATCCGGAGACCCTGTGATTATTCACCCGTTACGGGTGGCATGGGCGATCTGTAGAGCCGGACTTGACGCTCCAACGGTTATTTCATCGTTACTCCATGACATCATCGAAGATACAGAAATCACCAGGGAGGACATCACAAAACGTTATGGCGAATGGTATGCCTATATTGTGGATGGTTTGACGAAAATCAAGTATTCCAAAGACTCCCATGGCAAGCAATCGTCCAACCTGGAAGCAACCTACCAGAAGATCCTCATCACTGCTGTCAAGGATGTTCGCGCTTTGCTGATCAAACTGTTTGACCGGCTCGACAACATGCGCGATCTCAGTTTTTTATCACGAGCCAAACAGCGTCGAATCAGCCGTGAAACCATGAACATTTATGTGCCGATGGCACGTCGTTTAGGACTCGAAGAACTCAGTCGCGAACACACCGAACTGGCTTTTTCATATCTGTATCCCCGGAGGTATCGACAGGTTCTGCGGGATATTGACGACCTGATGCGGCAACGTGATCCGGCAATCCATGATATGCGGAATTCCTTACTGGAATTACTGAATAACTATAAAATCCACGACACCGAAATCCAGATCATCTATGAACACCCTTCCTCTTATATTTGCAAAGCAGGCCGGGTTAGTAAAATACTGGGCGGTTTCAGAGTGTTGGTGGCCGAACCTATGATGAGCTATCAGGTGCTTGGCGTTTTACATACCAATTTTAAGGCAGTCCCGCTGAAAATTCGTGATTTTATCAGTAATCCACGATGGAATGGTTATCAGGCGCTGCAAACAGAAATTGATCTGTTTGGAGAATTGGTCTGGATTGAAATCACCTCACGGGAAATGCACGGCTTGAATCAGCATGGCATCATGGCCCACTGGAAAGGCAGTCATGCGGCGCTGGCAGAATATTATCAGAACTATTTGCAGCAACTGGAAGATTTAACCGGAGACAGTGATATCCGGATGAATGATGTGCTCCAATTTGCCAGTACAGAACAAATTCATGTCTATACCCCCAAAGGCGATATGCTGACCTTTCCCAAAGATGTCACGGTTCTGGACTTCGCTTATTATATTCATACTGATCTCGGCAACACATGCGCTGGCGCGATCATCAATCCCACGCCCTTCGCCCGGGTGAACCAGGCAACCCCCAAGAGAGTTTCCATTGATCGAAAACTGCTCAATGGGGAACAGATTCAAATAGTGAAAGATCCCACTATTCGCCCCTCCCGGGCCTGGCTGGAGCAGGTTTTTACTCCAAGAGCGAAAATGCAGATCAAACGGGCCATCAATGCTGAAAAAATGGGCCGTGCCAAAATGCTTGGCCAGGAACTGGTGAGTCAGGATCTCAAACTTTTCGGAGTGGATTACGATGAATTTTTTACATCAGAAGAATTCACCAATGCTTTGCGGATAGAACACCTGAGTCTTGAGAAACTCCTGATTGATGTGGGTTTGCGCAAACGGAAAATCCGTGATTTTCTGAAAAATCATGAACTTGTGTCTCAGCAGAAACTTGAACGTCGTGAACGGATGGAGCGTCTCTTTCTGTTCAAAACGCAAGGAATGCTGATGATTCGGGATCTGGATGATATTCTGTTTCAATTTGCCGCGTGCTGTTCACCTGTTCCCGGAGATAAAATTATTGGCTTTGTTACTGAACAGCAGGAAGTTGAAATTCATAGAAATGTATGCCCTGATTTGAAGGCCATTGCTCAGGAGGCGCTCATTGCTGTAGGATGGGATTTGCCGGAAGATTATGTCTGTGCTTTCAAGTTATTGCTTTTGACCAAAGATGCTCCGGGAACCTTATATCGGATCACCAAAGTGATCAATGATGCCGGCATCAGTATTTTTGACAGCGCAAGCTATGGAGTTGATCGCGGAAACGCGGAAATTCTGATCAGCCTCGAACCGGCCTTGTGGCGCACCAGTTACAAGATCATCGAACGTCTCAGAAGTATGAAAGGTGTTCAGAAGGTCAGTGGTGGAAAAATTAATTACGCAACGGTGCCTTAA
- the ligA gene encoding NAD-dependent DNA ligase LigA gives MNSNTISRATLDQQRELLHQYNIAYYTGPAKIDDAAYDHLKMLLMEAEQKHPQGRSEDSPLVWVSPGLQLKFEAKTHQIPMLSLSKFPHVDENLKTWDENLKTWDEGLKKLLNQSELEYVCELKIDGASISLIYEGGHFKAGITRGDGTRGDDVTTNIKTIQCLPLRIDYDGSLEVRGEVYMERSQFESINRQREQNNLPLFMNPRNVAAGTLKTLDSREVRKLKLKIFAYNMVQGPLADTHSENINTLTKLGFPTNPLHLNASSIEEVIHFCQQWSQNRDQLDYNIDGMVVKLNSFRFQKQLGNLEKSPRWAKAIKFEAEQSVSTLRSVEIGVGRTGVLTPVAILDPVELNGTIVSRATLHNYDQVERLQLHLGDQVILAKGGEIIPKIIQVETPGRRTPESRITPPETCPICQTTTVHVSGEVDWRCPNNLCPARKREQILHFVSRKAMNIDTIGPALIDQLLNIKLIRDVEDLYSLNLEQLEALDRMGKKSAENVLRNIDQSRQCTLARFIFALGIPHVGEKTGKLLARHFKTAQALLELRENTREALLEIDEIGSVIADSVMSFLTQNEQRLKIETLLARGVTPEPEQATLWNSRLSGKIIVLTGLLSEPREIWKARLELQGAKITGSVSRQTDYVLAGENAGSKLDKARKLGITVIDEQTVLQWLTEV, from the coding sequence ATGAATAGCAATACAATTTCCAGAGCAACGCTGGATCAGCAACGGGAGCTTCTGCATCAGTACAATATCGCCTATTATACGGGTCCCGCAAAAATAGACGATGCTGCTTATGATCACTTAAAAATGTTGCTCATGGAAGCAGAACAAAAACATCCTCAAGGGCGTTCCGAAGACTCCCCCCTCGTATGGGTCTCACCGGGTCTCCAGCTTAAATTTGAAGCTAAAACCCATCAGATTCCCATGCTGAGTCTTTCCAAATTTCCGCATGTGGATGAAAATCTGAAAACCTGGGATGAAAATCTGAAAACCTGGGATGAAGGGCTTAAAAAATTACTGAACCAGTCTGAACTGGAATATGTATGTGAACTGAAAATTGATGGAGCCTCGATTTCACTGATCTATGAAGGTGGTCACTTCAAGGCCGGCATTACCCGTGGTGACGGAACCCGGGGAGATGATGTGACAACCAACATCAAAACGATTCAATGCCTGCCACTGCGAATTGATTATGACGGCTCCCTGGAAGTCCGGGGCGAAGTTTATATGGAGCGAAGTCAGTTTGAAAGCATCAATCGTCAGCGGGAACAAAACAATCTTCCACTGTTTATGAATCCCAGAAATGTCGCGGCAGGGACGTTAAAAACCCTGGACAGCCGCGAAGTTCGAAAACTGAAATTGAAAATTTTTGCCTATAACATGGTGCAGGGACCCTTGGCTGATACACATTCTGAAAATATCAACACGCTCACCAAACTTGGTTTTCCTACCAATCCTTTGCATCTGAATGCGTCCTCCATCGAGGAAGTCATTCATTTTTGTCAACAATGGTCACAAAACAGGGATCAACTTGACTACAATATTGATGGAATGGTGGTCAAACTGAACAGTTTCCGTTTCCAGAAACAACTGGGGAATCTTGAGAAATCGCCACGCTGGGCAAAGGCCATCAAATTTGAAGCAGAACAGTCCGTTTCCACACTAAGATCTGTTGAGATCGGGGTGGGCCGCACAGGTGTTCTCACACCGGTGGCCATTCTTGACCCGGTGGAACTCAACGGCACCATCGTGTCCCGTGCCACTCTGCATAATTATGATCAGGTGGAACGACTCCAGCTTCACCTTGGGGATCAGGTCATTCTGGCAAAAGGCGGAGAAATCATTCCTAAAATCATACAGGTTGAAACCCCGGGAAGGAGAACACCCGAATCCAGAATTACACCTCCGGAAACGTGCCCGATTTGTCAGACGACTACTGTTCATGTTTCCGGAGAAGTGGACTGGAGGTGTCCCAACAACCTGTGTCCAGCCCGGAAACGAGAACAAATTCTGCATTTTGTATCGCGCAAAGCAATGAATATTGACACCATCGGCCCTGCGCTGATTGATCAGTTGCTGAATATAAAACTGATCCGTGATGTCGAAGATTTATACAGTCTCAACCTGGAACAACTGGAAGCCCTTGATCGCATGGGGAAAAAATCAGCGGAAAATGTGCTGCGAAATATTGATCAATCACGCCAATGTACGCTGGCAAGGTTTATTTTTGCGTTGGGAATTCCGCATGTTGGCGAAAAAACAGGCAAATTGCTGGCGCGACATTTCAAAACCGCACAAGCTTTGCTGGAACTCCGGGAAAATACCCGTGAAGCCTTGCTGGAAATTGATGAAATCGGCAGTGTCATCGCCGACAGCGTAATGTCCTTTCTGACACAGAATGAACAGCGCTTGAAAATTGAAACGCTATTGGCCAGAGGTGTGACTCCTGAACCTGAACAAGCAACCCTGTGGAATTCACGGTTGTCAGGCAAAATCATTGTACTCACAGGGTTACTCTCTGAACCCAGAGAAATATGGAAAGCCCGTCTGGAATTGCAAGGCGCCAAAATCACAGGAAGTGTCTCGCGGCAGACAGATTATGTCCTGGCCGGGGAAAACGCGGGTTCCAAGCTAGACAAGGCGCGAAAACTTGGAATCACGGTGATTGATGAACAGACAGTTCTTCAATGGCTGACTGAAGTCTAA
- a CDS encoding alpha/beta fold hydrolase produces MKTSVEELPVLPEWLASMFPFKRNIIRVNGMPIHLVDEGSGPIVMLFHGNPTWSFLWRKIIPLLTSKGLRVVVPDLPGLGFSHKPLRPEDHSLEFHIQTMCGLVQTLGIEKMVIAAQDWGGPISSGVAARMPEKITGAVFANTAVLLPKLPIRTTQFHRLSHVPFVSDFMFRGLAFPLPVLSQVQGNKRSIGFREHLAYFYPLRHIKDRSAMLGLARMVPDNASHPSLQQLAQSDAWARSFKGKTAFIWGTRDPIMGRALSRLKQAIPHASVTETPAGHFLQEEVPHEFAQSILSVID; encoded by the coding sequence ATGAAAACCAGCGTTGAAGAGTTACCAGTATTGCCAGAATGGTTGGCGTCCATGTTTCCTTTCAAACGAAACATCATAAGGGTCAATGGCATGCCCATCCATCTGGTGGATGAAGGTTCAGGACCCATCGTGATGCTGTTTCACGGGAATCCGACATGGTCGTTTTTGTGGCGGAAAATTATCCCTCTGCTGACGTCCAAAGGACTCCGCGTGGTGGTTCCTGATCTGCCTGGATTGGGATTCAGCCATAAACCGCTCCGGCCTGAGGATCATTCGCTTGAATTTCATATCCAGACCATGTGTGGGCTGGTCCAGACACTCGGAATTGAAAAAATGGTCATTGCCGCACAGGATTGGGGCGGACCAATCTCATCCGGGGTTGCCGCCAGAATGCCTGAAAAAATCACAGGGGCTGTTTTTGCCAACACTGCTGTTCTTCTTCCCAAACTTCCAATCCGGACCACACAATTTCATCGTCTCTCCCATGTGCCGTTTGTCAGTGATTTCATGTTCCGGGGATTGGCGTTTCCACTGCCGGTATTGAGTCAGGTTCAGGGCAATAAACGCTCAATTGGATTCCGTGAGCATTTGGCTTATTTTTATCCGTTGCGGCACATCAAGGACCGCTCAGCCATGTTGGGACTGGCCCGAATGGTCCCGGATAACGCCTCCCACCCGAGCCTCCAACAACTGGCACAGAGCGATGCATGGGCGCGGTCATTTAAAGGCAAAACCGCGTTTATCTGGGGAACCCGCGATCCCATCATGGGACGGGCCTTGAGCCGTTTGAAACAGGCAATACCCCATGCTTCTGTGACAGAAACTCCCGCAGGCCATTTTTTACAGGAAGAAGTTCCCCATGAATTTGCCCAAAGTATTTTATCTGTAATTGACTGA
- a CDS encoding divalent-cation tolerance protein CutA gives MEHQTSLMYVTMPNMEDAGKLAEKLVSERLAACVNLIPGMQSFYWWNGEIQQAQEVILLAKTTVERVSELTEFIRKQHPYDCPCVVELRIASGNPDFIQWITRETR, from the coding sequence ATGGAGCACCAAACGAGCTTGATGTATGTCACCATGCCCAACATGGAAGACGCCGGAAAACTGGCTGAAAAACTTGTATCAGAACGGCTGGCCGCCTGTGTGAATCTGATTCCGGGGATGCAGTCTTTTTATTGGTGGAACGGGGAAATTCAACAGGCGCAGGAAGTGATACTGCTGGCCAAGACAACTGTGGAACGGGTATCTGAATTGACGGAATTTATCCGGAAGCAGCACCCCTATGACTGTCCCTGCGTGGTGGAACTGCGGATTGCTTCGGGCAATCCGGATTTTATACAATGGATTACCAGAGAAACTCGTTAA
- the folE gene encoding GTP cyclohydrolase I FolE, whose amino-acid sequence MNKKQVEEGFRLVLDGLGVDLKSEHFKDSPHRIAKAWTNELASGLKNQNFKMTTFAVAKNYEPSMIVLQHIPVKSICAHHLLPFIGEATVAYIPDKRLCGLSKLSRVVDFFSRRPQVQENLTSDIARFLNENLVPQGVGVIIKASHMCMEMRGVNHQGMMTTCSLLGCFMDDGVVRNEFMALAQSNTPLKI is encoded by the coding sequence ATGAATAAAAAGCAGGTTGAAGAAGGATTTCGTCTTGTTCTTGATGGACTTGGCGTTGATTTGAAAAGTGAACATTTCAAGGATAGTCCCCATCGTATTGCCAAAGCCTGGACCAATGAACTGGCTTCCGGGTTAAAAAACCAGAATTTCAAGATGACCACTTTCGCGGTGGCAAAAAATTATGAGCCATCCATGATTGTGCTCCAGCATATTCCGGTCAAATCCATTTGCGCCCATCATCTGTTGCCGTTTATTGGTGAAGCAACTGTCGCATACATCCCGGACAAGCGGCTTTGCGGACTTTCCAAACTTTCCAGAGTGGTGGATTTTTTTTCAAGACGCCCCCAGGTTCAGGAAAATCTGACCAGCGATATTGCCAGGTTTTTAAATGAAAATCTGGTTCCGCAAGGGGTTGGGGTGATCATCAAGGCCTCACACATGTGCATGGAAATGCGCGGTGTCAATCATCAGGGGATGATGACAACCTGTTCTCTTTTGGGCTGTTTTATGGATGATGGCGTGGTTCGTAATGAATTCATGGCGTTGGCACAATCCAACACACCCCTGAAAATCTAG